From the Chlorogloeopsis sp. ULAP01 genome, the window GTTAATATAGCCATGTAGATAAAAGGGAACAGAGAACAGAAAAGTTTAAAATGGGAATTTCAAACCCAACCCTCTCCTTGTAACAACTGCGAAGATAGATTTTAGACTCCCAATAAGGGAATAGATAAATTAAGACAACAGGCTGGGTTTTCCTTTTAGAAAAGCCCAGTCATTTTTATATTTTTAAAGGGAATGGGGAACAGGCAATTCTACATTCCCCTCAGCACCGTAAATAGAGCAATTATCAATGGTGAAGCGGAAGGATTTGTCAAAATTCACGTTAAAAAAGACACCTACAAAATTTTAGGAGCAACAATAGTAGCACGTCATGCCAAAGAGAGGATTAATGAAGTCACTCTAGCAATGACAAAGAATTTGGAATTAGGAGCGATCGCTAAAACAATTCACCCCTATCCCACCCAAGCAGAAGCGATTCGTAAAGCCACCGATGCCTATAACCGTAAGCATTTGACTCCTGGAGTGAAAAAATTAACTTCTACTTGGCTAGCGTGGAGGCATTAGGTAGATATTATAGTGTCAATTATGACTTTCCCGAAGGATCAGCAGCATTAACTAAATCTGGCTGTTCGCTAGCGGGGCGTTGAATCACCTGTTCAGCAGTTGGTCTTGTTTGCTCTCTAAACTGATGAAGTTGCACAGGTTTACCCGTTTGTGCTGATGCATTAATTGCACGGATGATGCGAACATCAGCCAACCCTTCTTCACCAGATGGTTCTGGATCTTTACCAGTTAACACGCAATCTGAGAAGTAGACGATTTCTGCGGCGAACTGATCTCCGACGGGAAAAAATTGTTCTTGTGTCTCATTATTGATGGTAATTTGTTGCTTTAGTTCTCCTTGATAGGAGTATGCCGAATCCATCCGCAAGTCGCCTTTAGTTCCTGATACTTGCAAAGTAGAAATTGGTGCAACGCCAAAGCTAGAAGTAAAAGTTGCCAGCTTATCACCAGGAAAACGTAGAATCGCACTAGTCATTTCGTCGGCTTCCTCAAAGCGCTTTTCGCCGTTATTGGCACAAAAAGCCACTACTTCTGTTGGTTCATCTTGAAACAGATAACGAGCAGCATTAATACAGTAAATGCCCATGTCGTAAACTGTTCCACCACCATTGGAAATTGGTTCTAACCTGACATTACCTTCAACAACCTCCTGAGAAAATACAGAGTTAAAAATGCGGGGTTCACCAATTTTCCCTGATTTGAGAATTTCCACTGCCTGCATATTTGCTTTGTCAAAATGCAAGCGATAGGCAATCATTAATTTGACATTATTGTTTTTGGCAGCACGAATCATTTGTTCACATTCTTGTTCTGTTACTGCCATTGGCTTTTCACAAAGTATATGCACCCCTGCATTTGCTGCTTTTACAGTATATTCACAATGCAGATGATTGGGCAGAGCAATATACACTGCATCCGCTGCGCCACTTCTTAAAAAGGCTTCGTATTCTTCATAGATAAAAGCGGGAACTCCATACTTATCGCTCAGTTCCTTACGTTTGACTTCATCTTCAGAAAACAATGCTACCAATTCAGAGTTTTCAGCGTTGGCAAAGGCGGGTAGAACTGTTTCTTGGGCAATCCAACCTAGCCCGATGACAGCATAACGAACTTTGCTTTTACCGTTAGTTTGGTGCGCGTTTGTCATTTTTTACCTCCAAATGCAAAATTTCCGCTTATGTATTTGTTAGAAAATGGAAAAGTTTATTTTCTGCCTACCTTTAAGCAGATGCTCCTACTGGTTGTTTGAGTAAAGATTTCGCGGCAGCAATAATTGCATCTGCATCTATCTTGGCGGCGTGTAGCAATTCTTCCGGCGTACCCGATCCAGGCATTTCTCGTACTGCTAAATGCACGACTCGTAACTTTGCCCCTGTATAATTAGGTGCGGTTTCAGTACCAGCAAAAGCTTCAAGTACTGCTGCACCCAACCCGCCTTCACTCCAGTGGTCTTCTACTACAATTAGGTTACCGTTCGTATCGCTAACTGCTTGGTAAAGAGTTTGTGCATCAATCGGTTTGACTGAGTAGAGGTCAATCACACGTATAGAAATGCCCTGATTGTTAAGTTCTTCATACGCCTTGAGGGCTTCGTGTAAAGTTACACCTGCTCCAATCACTGTTACTTGGTCATGATTAGAACTGCGGATGACTTTGCAACCTCCAATTGGAAATTCCTCGTCAGGACTATAAATCACTGGGGTTTTCATTCGGGTTGTTCGCAAGTAAACGATACCTTCGCAGTCAGCCATTTGAGCTACCAATTTGGCTGTCTGGTTACCATCGCAAGGATAAAGGACGGTGCTACTCCATACCGATCGCAAGGATGCAATATCTTCCAATCCCATTTGAGAGGGGCCATCCTCACCAATAGATACCCCTGCATGGGAACCTACTAGTTTGATATTGGCACGAGAGACAGCTGCCATGCGGATAAAATCGTAAGCACGGGTGAAGAAGGCTGCAAAGGTAGAAGCAAAAGGCTTGTATTTCCGTACTTGCAAGCCTACCGCCGTTGCCACCATCTGTTGTTCGGCAATATACATCTCAAAATAGCGGTCTGGATGAGCTTCAGCAAAGTCTTCGGCATAAGTGGAATTACTGACTTCAGCATCAAGAACTACTACATCAGCCCTTGTTGCTCCCAGTGCTTTGAGGGCTTCACCGTAAGCTTTGCGGGTGGCAATGGAATGACCTTGTTTGTAGGTTGGCAGTTGTAATGATTCCGATTTTTCTATATAAGCTGGTTTAGCTTGGGTATCGGGTTTTTCTACTTCAATCGTGATCTGACGTTCACCACCAAGTTCGGTGATCGCTTTTTTGGCTTCCTCTTCTGGTAGTGTCTTACCGTGCCAACCACCAATATCCTCAAAAGCTTTTACTCCTTTGCCTTTGATGGTTCGCGCTACAATTGCCGTTGGACAGACAATATTACTGGTAACTTCAGCATAAGCTTCGTCAATTTCTGTTAAATTGTGTCCGTCAATTTCAATCACATTCCAACCAAAAGCTTTAGCGCGATCACAATATGCTTGAGTATTCCACCCCAACATTGTTTGTCCGCGTTGCCCTAAGCGATTAACGTCAATAATGGCAACTAAATTTGATAGCTTGTAGTGTCCTGCCAGTTCAAAACCTTCCCAAACCGAACCCTCAGACATTTCACTATCGCCCAGTAGTACCCAAATGCGATAAGATAATTGGTCAAGATACTC encodes:
- a CDS encoding transketolase, with the translated sequence MATAEQLQAWHELAQQLRIDSIRATTAAGSGHPTSSMSAADLIAVLLSNYLRYDFSNPDYANNDRLIFSKGHASPLLYALYKAAGAISDAELMSLRQFGSPLQGHPVPVLPWVDVATGSLGQGLPMGVGIGLAGEYLDQLSYRIWVLLGDSEMSEGSVWEGFELAGHYKLSNLVAIIDVNRLGQRGQTMLGWNTQAYCDRAKAFGWNVIEIDGHNLTEIDEAYAEVTSNIVCPTAIVARTIKGKGVKAFEDIGGWHGKTLPEEEAKKAITELGGERQITIEVEKPDTQAKPAYIEKSESLQLPTYKQGHSIATRKAYGEALKALGATRADVVVLDAEVSNSTYAEDFAEAHPDRYFEMYIAEQQMVATAVGLQVRKYKPFASTFAAFFTRAYDFIRMAAVSRANIKLVGSHAGVSIGEDGPSQMGLEDIASLRSVWSSTVLYPCDGNQTAKLVAQMADCEGIVYLRTTRMKTPVIYSPDEEFPIGGCKVIRSSNHDQVTVIGAGVTLHEALKAYEELNNQGISIRVIDLYSVKPIDAQTLYQAVSDTNGNLIVVEDHWSEGGLGAAVLEAFAGTETAPNYTGAKLRVVHLAVREMPGSGTPEELLHAAKIDADAIIAAAKSLLKQPVGASA
- a CDS encoding Gfo/Idh/MocA family oxidoreductase; this translates as MTNAHQTNGKSKVRYAVIGLGWIAQETVLPAFANAENSELVALFSEDEVKRKELSDKYGVPAFIYEEYEAFLRSGAADAVYIALPNHLHCEYTVKAANAGVHILCEKPMAVTEQECEQMIRAAKNNNVKLMIAYRLHFDKANMQAVEILKSGKIGEPRIFNSVFSQEVVEGNVRLEPISNGGGTVYDMGIYCINAARYLFQDEPTEVVAFCANNGEKRFEEADEMTSAILRFPGDKLATFTSSFGVAPISTLQVSGTKGDLRMDSAYSYQGELKQQITINNETQEQFFPVGDQFAAEIVYFSDCVLTGKDPEPSGEEGLADVRIIRAINASAQTGKPVQLHQFREQTRPTAEQVIQRPASEQPDLVNAADPSGKS